Below is a genomic region from Bordetella pertussis 18323.
CCAAGGCGGCCCCGGACGGATACACCATCCTGCTCGCCACGTCGGGCGCGCTGGCGGTCAACCCGCATCTGATCGCCGACATTCCCTATCAACCCCTGACGGACTTCGAGCCCATTTCCATGCTGGGCGGGGTCGCCTCGGTGGTGATGGCAACGCACGCGTCGGACGCCCGGACACTGGCGCAACTGCTCGAAGCCGGCCGCGGGAAGGGACGCAAGCCCGCATTCGGCCATACGGGCATCGGCACCTCTCCGCACCTGGTGCTCGAGGCGCTGAAGCAGGAAGCCGGCATCGACATCGTGGACGTTCCATACAAGGGAACGCAGCAGTTGTTCACCGATGCCAAGGGCGGGCAGTTCGAGTTCCTTTGCAACAACATCGGGCCGTCCCTGCCGCTGATCAGGAACGGCGACCTGCGCGCGCTGGCCGTCACGAGCCGCAAGCGCTCGCCGGCGCTGCCCGACGTTCCGGCCATAGCCGAAACGCTGCCGGGATTCGAGGTTCTCGGATGGATGGCTGCCTACGCCCCAGCGGGAACGCCGGCGGACGTCATCGACAGGCTGGCCGCCGCGCTGCACGCCTCCCTCGCCACGGACGAGGTGCGCAAGGCGCTGGCCAATTTCGCCATCGACGCCATGCCGACGAGTCCGCAGGAAGCGAAAGACTTTCTCGCGGCCGAGTACCGCCGGTGGGGCGAGGTGGT
It encodes:
- a CDS encoding Bug family tripartite tricarboxylate transporter substrate binding protein → MNRRHALKVLGAAALPALGWPMSAMAGEFPQKPIRFISPSPPGGVTDFLPRLLGQEMSKILGQPVVIENRTGGNQTIATNYVAKAAPDGYTILLATSGALAVNPHLIADIPYQPLTDFEPISMLGGVASVVMATHASDARTLAQLLEAGRGKGRKPAFGHTGIGTSPHLVLEALKQEAGIDIVDVPYKGTQQLFTDAKGGQFEFLCNNIGPSLPLIRNGDLRALAVTSRKRSPALPDVPAIAETLPGFEVLGWMAAYAPAGTPADVIDRLAAALHASLATDEVRKALANFAIDAMPTSPQEAKDFLAAEYRRWGEVVRRSGIRI